The Mycolicibacterium cosmeticum sequence GTCGGCGCGGCCGGCGCCGGGCCGGCCCCGCAGGCCGCCATCGCCGTCCCGGCGCACTGGACGGCCGCGACGGTGCGGACCCTGCGCGCGGCCATCCGCACCAATCCGGTGCTGGCGCCGAACGGGACTCCGCCCCGCCTGATGTCCGACGCGGTCGCCGCGTTGACCTCGCTGCGCACCAATCCCGGTCTGAACGGTGGCGGCCCGGTGGTGCTGCTGGATTTCGGCGGTGGCGGTACGAGCATCACGCTCGCCGACGCCGGGGCCGCGTTCGACCCGTTGGACGAGACGCTGCGGGTGACCGAGTTCTCCGGTGACCTGATCGACCAGGCAGTGCTGACCAAGGTGCTCGGCGGCTCAGCCGACACCCGTGCCGATGCCGATGCCACCGCCGCGGTGGAGCTGCTCGGAACGCTGCGTGAGGAATGCCGGCAGGCCAAGGAGCGGTTGTCGTCGGTCACCGCCACCGAAGTGCCCCTGGCGCTACCGGGCCGGCCGCCGGTGGTCCGCCTCACCAGGGCGGAATTGGAGGAACTGCTCGACGAGCCGTTGGCCGACGTTCTGAGCGCCCTGGACAACCTGCTGCGGCGCAACAGGATCACCTTCGCGGACCTGTCCGCGGTGGCCGTCGTCGGCGGTGGTGCGAGCATTCCGCTGATCACCCAACGACTTTCCGAACACACCCGGCTCCCGGTGGTGAGCACCGCCCAGCCGGCGCTCGACGCGGCCACCGGCGCAGCACTTTTCGCCGCGTACGGCGCCGAATCCGACCTGCGTACCGGGCTGGCGCCCATCGCCCCGGACGCGCCGACCGGCCTGGCGCCCGCCGCGGCCGACGCACCGACGGGTCTGGCGCCCAGCGTCGCCGACACCCAACAGGCGCCCGCCGCCGCGGGCGCGGTCGGTGCGCTGGCCTGGTCACAGGACGACGCCGCCGGCGCCGACCCGGTCCCGTACACCGGGCCGGAGATTCCGTACGTCATGGACCACCGGGACGACCGGGACAACCCGTACAGCCTGGACACCAGCACACGTGCTGTGGCGCAGCATGTTCCGCGCACCTATGACGAACCGGCGCGAGCCTGGCAGCGACTGCCCATCCTGGTGTTCGCCGGAGCGGGGGTACTGACCCTGGTCGCGCTCGGCGGGGTGGCGGTCGCCCTGACCGGCAACTCGGAGCGCCCCAGCCCGGCACCGTCGACCGCACCGGCCACCCACGCGATCACCCCGCCACCGGCCGAGACACCGCCCGCCGCGATCGCGCCGTCGTCGGTACAGGCCCCGCCACCGGTGGTGACCGTGACCACCGAACTGCCGCCCCCGCCGCCGACACAGACACCCGAACCGGTGGTCACCGCGACGCACACCGTCACCGTCACCACCACCACGCAGCCCACCACCACGACCACGACGACAACCACGACCACGACGACCACCACCACGACGCCGAGCACCACCACAACCACCCCGCCGACCACCACCACGACCGAGACCACCACGCCGGCGATGACCACCACCTACATCAAGGTGCCGTTGATCCCGGTGCCCATCCCGATCCAGGTGCCCAACCGCGGCGAGTCGACCTATCCGACCCCGGCGCCCTACCCGGGCTTCCCGCAATGACCCGGTAACGAGGACGGCAGCAACATCACAGCCAGGGTCCAGCCAGTCTGAGGTTGGCCGCAGCACGATCTGGGCATGAACACACAACCGCCATCACGCTCTCGGCGCGCGATTCTGGGCGTCGTCGGTGCCGGCGCGCTGATCACCCTCGGCGCGCTCAGTGCCACGCACAGTGCCGGAGGCCCGGCAAGCATGCTGGCAGGATCGGGCGACGCCCCCGCCAACACCACCTACTCGTCGCCGGTCGTTCAGCCTGCCAACATGGGCGCGACCGCGACGTGGACGACTCCCTCGGCGGTGGAAGCCACCACCATGGCCGTCCCGAAGAAGGGCTGACCATGAAACGCATTGCCCTCGGCGCCGGACTCGCCGCGGTGTCGGCCGGTGTCGTCGTGGTGATCAGCACCGGCAGCGCCGCCGCCGCGAATACCGATGTGACGGGCCAGAAGTACAGCGACGCATCGTCGACGCTGAGCGGGGCCGGCTACACGGTCATCGTGGGCACCACCTTCGGTGACGAGCAGCAGCGGGATGACTGCATCGTCGTCAACGCCCAGCCCCGCACCGCGCAGCCGCCCCCGAACAGCAGTGGATCGGCCACCAAGGAGATGGTGGTTTCGCTGAACTGTGATTCCGGTGCCGCCTCGAACAAGTCGGCGGGCTACTCGGCCGGCAGCCCGGAGGGCCGGGCCGCCAAGGCCGCCGCCGCATCGGCCGCCGCGCAGGCGTCGGCGCAGGCTGCGCCGTCGGGTGGCTGACGCCACCGCGGCTGCTCTCCGGGGGTCGTCGGGCTGACCGTTTTTGTCGGACCCCTCTGCGAGAATGGGTGTCATGTCCACCGCCGCAGCGTCTTTGGAGCCCAAAGAGCGGTTGGCGGTGCTGTTCGGTGAGATCGGTGAGTTGTGCGGGCAACGCAACGCCATCGACGGCCGACTGGTCGAGATCGTGGCCGAGATCGAGCGCGAGGATCTGGCCGGGATGACCGGTTGCCGCTCGATCGCGGCCCTGGTGGCCTGGAAAACCGGGCAGGCACCGCGCAACGCGGAAACCATGACCGCCGTCGCGCACCGCCTCGACGACTTCCCCCACTGCGCCGACGGCCTACGCGAAGGCCGACTGTCGTTGGATCAGGTCGGGGTGATCGCCGAGCGCGCCGCCGACGGCTCCGACGCTCACTACGCCGAACTGGCGCTCTCAGCGACCGTCGAGCAGTTACGCACCGCGATCAAACTGGCACCCCACCCGGACTCACCGCCCTAAGCCCGAACCCACGCCGCAGATCACCAAAACCGAGCACGGCGAGCACACCACCTACCGCATCACCCTGCCCCGGCTGGAAGCCGTGAAGTTCGACGCCGCCCTGAAATCCCGCCACGACGGGCTGATCGCCGACCACCCCGGAGACCAGACACCGTTCCCCACCCAGGTCGATGCGTTCATGAGCCTCGTCAAGGCCGGCTGGGACACCGACGTCGCCGCCCGCCCGCACGGCCAGCACACCACCGTCATCGTCCACGTCGACGTCGATCAGCCCGCCGCCCTGCATCTCGGGCCCGTCTTGACCGATGAGCAGCGCCGGGAACTGCTCTGCGATGCCACCTGTGAGGTGTGGTTCCAGCGCGACGGCCGACCGATCGGGGCCGGGCGCTCCACCCGGACCATCAGCCGCCGGCTCCGCCGCGCCCTGGAGCACCGTGACCGCCACTGTGTCGTGCCCGGCTGCGCCAACAGTCGAGGATTGCACGCGCATCACCTCGTGCATTGGGAGGACGGCGGCCCTACCGAGCTGGACAACCTGGTCCTGCTCTGCCCACTGCATCACCGCATGCATCACCGTGGCGAGATCACCATCACCGGCCCCGCGCATCGGCTCGTCGTCACCGACAATGACGGCGACCCACTGCACGGCGGGTCACTGGCCCACCCTCCCACCACGGCGCCACCGACCGTCGGCGCCTACAAGGGCCCGACCGGCGAACGCGCCCAATGGTGGTGGTACCAACCCTTCCAATCACCACCGACAACGAATGGTGACAACTAGGTCGCCGACCGGCATCGATTGCCTGCCGGGCTGCTGTGACCCGTCGCGCCCGGCGGATCACGCACCTACGGTGAAAGCGTGTGCTGCGGAGGCGCTTTCAGTCAAGGATCGACGACGCGACGTGATGTGTTGCGCTATGCGGCGGCGGCGCCGGTCTTTCTTGTGCCCGCTGCGGTGCTGAGTGCCCCCGGCGCCCACGCCGCCTCCAGCGTGGCCGGCCGGATCGTCTTCCTCGATCCGGGTCACAACGGGGCGAACGACTCGTCGATCGTCCGGCAGGTCACCGACGGGCGAGGCGCCACCAAGGAATGCCAGACCACCGGCACCACCACCGACGCCGGTTATCCCGAGCACACTTTCAACTGGGACACGGTTTTACGGATCAGGGCCGGTCTGAGCCAGCTCGGCGTGCGGACCGCGCTGTCCCGGGGTGATGACAATGCCCTCGGCCCGTGCGTGGATCAGCGTGCGGCCATGGCGAATTCGATACGTCCTGACGCGATCGTCAGTATTCACGCCGACGGCGGCCCGCGGCAGGGCCGCGGATTCCACGTGAACTACTCGGATCCGCCGCTGAACGCGGCGCAGGCCGGCCCGGCGCGCCGGCTGGCGCAGGTGATGCGCGACGAACTGGTGGCCTGCGGCATGCAGCCATCCACCTACCGCGGCACCGACGGCCTGTACGGACGGTCCGATCTGGCGGGCCTGAACCTGGCGCAGTACCCCTCGATCCTCATCGAGATGGGCAACATGCGGAACCCCGACGACGCGGCCGCCCTCACCGATGCCGGCACCCGGGCCCGCCTCGCCGATGCCGTCACACGCGGTGTCGCAGGCTACCTCCAAACGCTCACCTAGATCGCGATTTGCCGGAATGGGCGCTCCACCAGGCTTTTCGGGCATCGGCCGGCAGGCGTCGACCGCGAACCTGGGAACTCGAGTTGACGGCGGCCGGTTTTCCTCAAAGATGGTCCACAGCCCGTTGAGGTGGCGTACAGCTTATGGACATCAAATCGACAGCTGGTGGACGAGGGGAAATGGCAATGAGCAGGCTGCGCAGAGGCGCGACCACAGTATTCGCGGTCGCGCTGACGGCGTTCGGGGTGGCCGCGTGTGGAGGAGAGTCGTCGGACAGTGCCGGCGGTGGTGGTGGCGGTGACATCAACATCTCGATGACGTCGTTCCCGGACTACATCGATCCGCAGCTGTCCTACACCGTCGAGGGGTGGGAGGTGATGTACAACGTCTACACCCCGCTGCTGACCTACAAGCACCAGAAGGGTGAAGCCGGCACCCAGGTGGTGCCCGGCCTGGCCAAGGCCATGCCCGAGGTATCCCCGGACGGCAGGACCTACAAGCTCGCGCTGCGGCCCAACATGAAGTACTCCGACGGCACCCCGATCAAGGCATCGGACTTCACCTACGCGATCAAGCGGCTGTTCAAGGCGAACTCCGGCGGCTCGGTGTTCTACGAACCCATCGTCGGCGCAACGGATTACGCCGAAGGCAAGGCCGACACCATCTCCGGTATCAAGACCGACGACGGCACCGGCGACATCACCATCACCCTCACCGAGCCCAACGGCACGTTCGAGAACGTGCTGGGGCTGCCGTTCGCGGCGCCCGTGCCGCCCACGACGCCGCTCGACAAGGACGCGACCAACAACCCGCCGCCGTCCAGCGGTCCGTTCGTGATCACCAAAGTCGAAGCACCGCAAACGCTCACCATGGAGCGCAACCCCAACTTCAAGACCGTGAAAGACGCCGGGGCCAGCGAGGTTGCCGACGGGCACGTCGACAAGATCACCGTCACCCAGAACAAGAGCAACTCCGCTCAGGTCACCGGTGTCGAACAGAACACCATCGATCTGATGGTCGACCCGCCCGACGCCGACCGGCTGACCGAGGTGAAAACCAAGTACGGTGACCGATTCCGGCTGGAACAGTCCATCAACACCTACTACTTCTGGATGAACACCCAGAAGGCGCCGTTCAACGATCTGCGGGTGCGGCAGGCGGTCAACTACGCCGTCGACCCGGAGGCGCTGAACCGGGTGTTCGGCGGCCGCATGCATCCGACGCAGCAGATCCTGCCGCCGGGAATGCCCGGCTACCAGGAATACAAGCTGTACCCGGGACCGGATATGAACAAGGCGAAACAGCTGATCGCCGAGGCGAATCCGGCCGACAAGGACATCACGGTATGGACCGATGACGAGCCGGACCGCAAGCGCATCGGCGAGTACTACCACGACGTGCTCACCCAGCTCGGGTTCAACGCGACGCTCAAGGTGATCGCCGGCGACGTCTACTTCACCACCATCGGCAACCAGTCCACCCCGGACCTGGACACCGGTTTCGGTGACTGGTTCCAGGACTTCCCGCACCCGGACGACTTCTTCCGCCCGCTGCTCAACGGTGCAAGCATCCTGCCCACCAACGGCAACAACTTCTCCAGGGCGAACATCCCGGCGCTGGATGCCACCATGAACAAGCTTCGCACCGAGGAACTGACCGACGACGTGAAGAAGCAGTACGCCGACCTGGACCGTGCCTTCATGGAGCAGGCGGTGTGGGCGCCGTACGGTAACGAGGAGTTCAGCACCTTCGTCTCGGAGCGGATCGACTTCGACAAGGCGTATTACCATCCGCTGTTCAACGAGGACTACTCGGCGCTGGCGCTGAAGTAATCCCACGGTGACCATCCAGATCTCGGAGTCCGCACGTACCCGTGGGCCCTGGTACCTCGGCTGGTTGCGGTTGCGCCGCAACAAGATCGCCCTCGCGTTCGGGGCGCTGTTCCTGCTCATCGTGTTGGCCTGCCTGGCGGCACCGGTGTGGGCCGAGCACGTGGCCCACACCGGCCCGAACGACAACCACATCACCGACAAGGTGCTCATCGACGGGCACGAGGAGTACGTCGTCACGCCCGACGGCACGCCCCTGGGGCCGGGCCTGCACGGCCGATACCTGCTCGGTGCCGATCAGAACGGCCGCGACGTCATGGTGCGGCTGCTCTACGGCGGGCGTACCTCCATCTTCATCGGGGTGTTCGCCGCGCTGGTGACGACGGTGCTCGCGGTGATCACCGGCCTGCTGTGCGGTTACTACCGCGGCTGGATCGACGCCGTGTTGTCCCGGGCCATGGACGTGGTGTGGGCCTTTCCGGTGCTGCTGCTGGGCATTGCCCTGGGCACCGCACTGGCGTTGGGCGGGTTGAAGATCGGTGACCTGGTGGTCGCCGGCGACTCGTTGTGGATCCCGATCCTGATCATCGGGTTCGTGTACGTGCCCTATATGGCCCGGCCGATCCGCGGTGAGATCCTGGCCCTGCGTGAGAAGGAGTTCGTCGAGGCCGCCGTTGCCCAGGGCATGGGCTCGGTGCGGATCATGTTCACCGAGCTGCTGCCGAATGTGGTGTCGACCATCATCGTCTTCTTCACCCTGAACATCGCCAACAACATGCTGTTGGAGTCGTCGCTGTCGTTCCTGGGAGCGGGGGTGCGGCCGCCCAACGCGTCGTGGGGCACGATGATCGCCGACGGTTACCAAACCATCTACACCGCACCGCATCTGACGATCGTGCCCGGCCTGATGATCGTGTTGACCGTGTTGTCGCTCAACGTGTTCGGTGACGGCCTGCGCGACGCACTGGATCCGCGGGCCAAGATCAGGCTGGAGCACTAGGCCATGGTTCGTTTCGTCGCCCGGCGGCTGGCCGGCATGGTCGCGGTGCTGTTCGCGATCTCGGTCGTCGTCTTCCTGATCTTCAACGTGATTCCCAACTCCGACCCGGCGGCGCGGATCGCGGGCAAGAACTCCGACCCGGCGCTGATCGCCAGGGTGAGCGCCGATCTGGGACTGGACCAGCCGCTGCCGGTGCAGTACCTGACCATGATGCGCAAGATCCTGACCGGTCAGCTGACCTCCTACGCGAGTTCGCAGAACGTCACCGAGCAGATCTGGAAGGGGCTGCCCGCGACGTTCTCGCTGTGCATCGGCGCGGCGGTGCTGTGGATGACGCTGGCGATCCTGTTCGGCTATCTGTCGGCGGTGCACTCCGGCAAGTTCACCGACCGGATTCTGACCGTGCTGTCGCTGACCGGCGTGTCCATGCCGGTGTTCTGGCTGGCCGCAATTCTGTTGTACTACTTGAGCTTCAAGGCCCAACTGTTCCCGACCAGTAGTTACGTCCCGTTGACCAAGGACCCGGTGCAATGGGCGTATCACCTGATCCTGCCCTGGATTACGCTGGCCGTGCTCTACGTCGGCTTCTACAGCCGGGTGTTGCGGTCGAACATGCTCGACGCGATGAACGAGGACTATGTCCGCACCGCGCGGGCCAAGGGCATCAGCGAACGTCAGGTGCGGATCCGGCATGTGTTGCGTAACTCGATGATTCCGGTGGTGACGATGTTCGGGCTGGACTTCGGCGTGGTGGTCGGCGGTGGCGCGATCCTCACCGAGACGGTGTTCAACCTCAACGGGGTCGGGTTGTACGCCGGGCAGGCCATCGGCAGCCTGGATCTGCCACCGCTGATGGGAGTGACGATTTTCGGGGCGTTCTTCATCGTGCTGTTCAACACCATCGTGGACATCCTCTACGCATTCCTCGACCCACGGATCCGGCTCGGAGAGGCGGCACCGGCATGATGCTGCAAGTGGACGGGCTGACCGTCGGTTTCAACACCGAAGGCGGGCTGGTGCACGCCGTCGACGGTGTCAGTTTCGGGCTGGACCGCGGCGAGATCCTGGCCATTGTCGGCGAATCCGGCTCCGGCAAGAGCGTCACCGCGCAGACCCTGCTCGGCCTGACCCGGGCCCCGAACGCCAAGATCGGCGGCTCGGTGCGCTTCGACGGGATCGAATTGAACACCCTCGACGACGACGGTTGGCGGGCGGTGCGCGGCGAACGTATCGCGATGATCTTCCAGGATCCGATGACATCGCTGAACCCGGTGTACCGCGTCGGCGATCAGCTGATCGAGATGATCCGGGCGCATCGCGACGTCTCCAAGAACGAGGCCCGGGACCGCGCCGTCGAACTGCTGCGCTCGGTGGGCATCCCGAATCCGGAACGGCGCGTGCGGGATTACCCGCACGAGTTCTCCGGCGGTATGCGCCAGCGGGTGATGATCGCGATGGCATTGTCGTTGGATCCGGACGTGCTGATCGCCGACGAGCCGACGACCGCGCTCGATGTCACGGTGCAGGCCCAGATCCTGCGGCTGCTGGCGCGGCTGAACGAGGAGCGCAGCCTCGCCGTCGTGCTGATCACCCATGACCTGGGCGTGGTTGCCGAAGTGGCCGACCGGGTGGCCGTCATGTATGCCGGGCAGATCGTCGAAGAGGCCACCCTGGACGAGTTGTTCTACGACCCACAGCATCCCTACACCTGGGGGCTGCTGGGCTCGCTGGCCCGGCTGGACCAGCCCAACCCGGAACGGCTGGCCCAGATCGCCGGGGCGCCACCGTCGTTGACCGATTTGCCGAGCGGCTGCCGGTTCGCCCCGCGCTGCCCGCATGTCTTCGACGCGTGCGCCGAACCGCCACCGCTGCACCGGGATCGGTGCTGGCTGTCCGCTGAGCAGAAGCGCACGCTGCGGGTCGTCGACGGCCGGATCGGATTACGGAAGCCGGTGACCACATGAGCGCGCTCCTCGAGGTCACCGACCTGGTGAAGCACTTCCCGATCAAATCGGGCGTGATCGTCGACCGGGAGATCGGCCGGGTGCGCGCCGTCGACGGCGTCAGCCTGAGCTTGTACGAGGGCGAAACCCTCGGGCTGGTCGGTGAATCCGGCTGCGGGAAGTCGACCCTGTGCCGGCTGATCATGCAGCTGACCGCGCCGACGTCGGGTTCGGTGCGGTTCGACGGGCAGGAGCTGGTCGGCCGGAGTCAACGCGACCTGCGCGGCATGCGGCGGCAGATCCAGATGATCTTCCAGGATCCGTACGCGTCGCTGAATCCCCGCAAACGGGTGGCGCAGATCATCGGTGCGCCGATGGAGCTTCACGGCCTGGCGTCGGGTCGCGACACCCGCACCCGGGTGCAGGAGCTGCTGGAGCGCGTGGGTTTGCGGCCCGAACACGCCGACCGCTTCCCGCACGAGTTCTCGGGCGGCCAGCGTCAGCGCATCGGCATCGCCAGGGCGCTGGCCCTGCGGCCCAAGCTGATCATCGCCGACGAACCGGTCTCGGCCCTCGATGTGTCCGTCCAGGCCCAGATCGTCAACCTGCTCAAGGACCTGCAGGACGAGTTCGGGCTGTCCTATCTGTTCGTGGCGCACGACCTGGGCGTCGTCCGGCACGTCTCCAATCGGGTCGCGGTGATGTACCTGGGCAAGGTCGTCGAAAGCGCCCGCGCGGCCGAGCTGTATCAGCACCCGCTGCATCCCTACGCCAATGCGCTGCTGTCGGCGGTGCCGGTGCCGGATCCGCGGCGCAACGCGACCCGTGAGCGGCTCGTGCTCGAGGGCGACGTGCCCAGTCCCATCGACCCACCGTCGGGGTGCCGGTTCCACACCCGTTGCCCCTGGTCGACGGAGGTATGTCAGACCGACGAGCCGCAGCTGGTCGACCACACCGGAGGCCGGGAGCCCGGGCACGTGGCGGCCTGTCATCACCCTCGCAACCTCGACTGAAGGCATCCGGCCTGCGGAAATACGCTCACTCTCAACTTGAGCGTCAGCGACACGCCCGGTTATGATCACGAACTTGTAACAACAAGTGCACGGTGAGATATCGGAAGTTGCTGCGTATGCCTCGTCTCGGTCGTAATGTGCTGTCGGTGAGCCGACACGCATTGGCCAAGAAGCGGCGTGCTGTTTCCCCCTCGGCTGCCGTGGCTGCGCTCGTCGTTCCCGCCGCCATCCTGGCCGCCACCGCCGGTGACGTGCATCCCCTGACGGCTCAACGGCCCGCCCCGCCCGTGCTGGGTGATGTCGTCACGGTCGCCGACAGCGCCCCGTACGGGCTGGAGATCGTGGCCGCCCCGGCCGCCTTCTCCTCGGCGCCCACCGTCGTACAGCCGGCAGCGAACTTTGCCGCCGCGCCGACCGGTGTGGCCTCACGGTGGCGGGTGGACACCCGGCCGCTGTTGCTGCCGGTCGGCCTGGCCCCCGAACGTGGCCTGCAGGTGCGCACCATCCTGACCTCACGCGCCGTCACCGCAACCTTCCCGGAGATCCACAGCATCGGCGGGGTGCGCCCCGACGCGCTGCGCTGGCATCCCGACGGCCTGGCATTGGACGTCATGATCCCGGACGCCGGCTCGGCGTCGGGCATCGCGCTCGGGAACGAGATCGTGTCCTACGTGCTGAAGAACGCGGTTCGGTTCGGCATCCAGGACGCCATCTGGCGCGGCGTCTACTACACCCCGGGCGGCGCGCAACGCGGCGGCTACGGCCACTACGACCACGTGCACATCACCACCACCGGCGGTGGTTATCCCACCGGCAACGAGGTGTACCCCCGCTGATCGCGTTTGTGGCGCGCGAAAGCCGAACATCGCGCATCCTGATCGCGTGTCCGACGCTCGAGTCAATACATCCCGCCTGATCTGGCGCAGCCTCGGCATGCTGCGCGCGGTGCGCGGCCTCATCGTGATCTCCCTGTTGCTCGGCGTGATCGCCTCCGCGCTGCCGTACCTGTCGGCCGCGGCGTTCGGCCCGATGATGCAGGTGGTCGCCGACGCCGGAAACGGCGGAAATCTCAGCGACGTGTGGAATATGCGGGGCCCCATGGTGGCCCGCGAGGACGGGTTGCTGCACTCGGTGGCGGGATCGGTTCCGTTCGCGGTGCTGCTGGCCACCTGGGCGGTGTCACTGGTGCTGACCCAGTTCATGTACTTCGTCAACGGCTGGGTCGGGGCGAAGGTCGAGCAGATCCTGGTGGTGGACATCCGGCAGCGGGTGCACGACCATCTCCAGACACTGTCGATGGACTTCTTCGCCCGCTCGCGCACCGGTGAGCTGATCCAGCGGGTCACCACCGAATCGGCCGGGGTGCAACGACTGTTGACCGGATGTCTCATCCCGCCCCTCATCGACACCATCGTGCTGTTGGTCGCCGTGAGTTATCTGATGATCCTGTGCTGGCAGATGACCATTGCCGCGCTGGTGCTCACACCGCTGGCGCTGTTCACGTTGCGCTTCGCGGGAGCGCATGTGCAGGCGGCGGTCCGCAAGGAGATGACCGCCGACCGGGCCATGTCCACCGAGTTGGAGCAGACGGTCAGCGGGATCTCCGAGATCCAGATGTTCAACGCCCAGTCGTTGCGCAGCAAGCGCTTTCACGAGGTGTCCGAGAACGCCGCGAAAGCCGGCGCCTCGTCGGTGGCGTGGATGCAGGCCACTGCCAACGGTTCTCAGATCTTCGTGGCGCTGAGCACCGTGGTGGTGTTGCTGGTGGGCATCGGGTTCAGCGCCAGCTTCGGTTTGACCTTCGCCGGGCTGCTGGTGTTCGCGGGCATGGTGCCGACGATGTTCGGTGCGGCGCAACGGGTGATGGGCGCCTACACGACCTACAAATCCGTCGCGCCCAACGCCGCCTCGACCTACGAACTGCTCGACACGCGGCCCTCGGTCGTCGAGATGCCCGGCGCGGCCGAACTCGGTGCGGTACAGGGCAACCTGGTGTTCGAGGACGTCACGTTCGGCTATACGCCCCAGCATGCGGTGCTGGACGGCCTCACGTTCAGCGTCGCCGAAGGCGAGACCGTCGCCCTGGTCGGCGGCATCGGATCCGGCAAGTCCACGGTGTTCAACCTGCTGTTGCGGTTCCTGGACCCGCAGCGCGGGCGGATTCTGCTCGACGGGCACGACATCTCCGGCGTCACCGTCGCCTCGCTGCGCGAGCAGGTTTCCAAACTGGCCCAGTTCCCGTTCTTCACCAAGGACACCATCCGCGAGAACATCCGCCTGGCTCGGCCGGCGGCCACCGACGCTGAGATCGAGGCGGCCTGCGTCCAGGCGCACATCCACTCGGTCATCACCGACCCGGTCAAGATGCACGACGGCTACGACACGGTGATCGACGTC is a genomic window containing:
- a CDS encoding ABC transporter permease; the protein is MVRFVARRLAGMVAVLFAISVVVFLIFNVIPNSDPAARIAGKNSDPALIARVSADLGLDQPLPVQYLTMMRKILTGQLTSYASSQNVTEQIWKGLPATFSLCIGAAVLWMTLAILFGYLSAVHSGKFTDRILTVLSLTGVSMPVFWLAAILLYYLSFKAQLFPTSSYVPLTKDPVQWAYHLILPWITLAVLYVGFYSRVLRSNMLDAMNEDYVRTARAKGISERQVRIRHVLRNSMIPVVTMFGLDFGVVVGGGAILTETVFNLNGVGLYAGQAIGSLDLPPLMGVTIFGAFFIVLFNTIVDILYAFLDPRIRLGEAAPA
- a CDS encoding ABC transporter ATP-binding protein, producing MSALLEVTDLVKHFPIKSGVIVDREIGRVRAVDGVSLSLYEGETLGLVGESGCGKSTLCRLIMQLTAPTSGSVRFDGQELVGRSQRDLRGMRRQIQMIFQDPYASLNPRKRVAQIIGAPMELHGLASGRDTRTRVQELLERVGLRPEHADRFPHEFSGGQRQRIGIARALALRPKLIIADEPVSALDVSVQAQIVNLLKDLQDEFGLSYLFVAHDLGVVRHVSNRVAVMYLGKVVESARAAELYQHPLHPYANALLSAVPVPDPRRNATRERLVLEGDVPSPIDPPSGCRFHTRCPWSTEVCQTDEPQLVDHTGGREPGHVAACHHPRNLD
- a CDS encoding ABC transporter ATP-binding protein; amino-acid sequence: MMLQVDGLTVGFNTEGGLVHAVDGVSFGLDRGEILAIVGESGSGKSVTAQTLLGLTRAPNAKIGGSVRFDGIELNTLDDDGWRAVRGERIAMIFQDPMTSLNPVYRVGDQLIEMIRAHRDVSKNEARDRAVELLRSVGIPNPERRVRDYPHEFSGGMRQRVMIAMALSLDPDVLIADEPTTALDVTVQAQILRLLARLNEERSLAVVLITHDLGVVAEVADRVAVMYAGQIVEEATLDELFYDPQHPYTWGLLGSLARLDQPNPERLAQIAGAPPSLTDLPSGCRFAPRCPHVFDACAEPPPLHRDRCWLSAEQKRTLRVVDGRIGLRKPVTT
- a CDS encoding Rv3717 family N-acetylmuramoyl-L-alanine amidase, with product MLRYAAAAPVFLVPAAVLSAPGAHAASSVAGRIVFLDPGHNGANDSSIVRQVTDGRGATKECQTTGTTTDAGYPEHTFNWDTVLRIRAGLSQLGVRTALSRGDDNALGPCVDQRAAMANSIRPDAIVSIHADGGPRQGRGFHVNYSDPPLNAAQAGPARRLAQVMRDELVACGMQPSTYRGTDGLYGRSDLAGLNLAQYPSILIEMGNMRNPDDAAALTDAGTRARLADAVTRGVAGYLQTLT
- a CDS encoding ABC transporter substrate-binding protein encodes the protein MSRLRRGATTVFAVALTAFGVAACGGESSDSAGGGGGGDINISMTSFPDYIDPQLSYTVEGWEVMYNVYTPLLTYKHQKGEAGTQVVPGLAKAMPEVSPDGRTYKLALRPNMKYSDGTPIKASDFTYAIKRLFKANSGGSVFYEPIVGATDYAEGKADTISGIKTDDGTGDITITLTEPNGTFENVLGLPFAAPVPPTTPLDKDATNNPPPSSGPFVITKVEAPQTLTMERNPNFKTVKDAGASEVADGHVDKITVTQNKSNSAQVTGVEQNTIDLMVDPPDADRLTEVKTKYGDRFRLEQSINTYYFWMNTQKAPFNDLRVRQAVNYAVDPEALNRVFGGRMHPTQQILPPGMPGYQEYKLYPGPDMNKAKQLIAEANPADKDITVWTDDEPDRKRIGEYYHDVLTQLGFNATLKVIAGDVYFTTIGNQSTPDLDTGFGDWFQDFPHPDDFFRPLLNGASILPTNGNNFSRANIPALDATMNKLRTEELTDDVKKQYADLDRAFMEQAVWAPYGNEEFSTFVSERIDFDKAYYHPLFNEDYSALALK
- a CDS encoding ABC transporter permease, giving the protein MTIQISESARTRGPWYLGWLRLRRNKIALAFGALFLLIVLACLAAPVWAEHVAHTGPNDNHITDKVLIDGHEEYVVTPDGTPLGPGLHGRYLLGADQNGRDVMVRLLYGGRTSIFIGVFAALVTTVLAVITGLLCGYYRGWIDAVLSRAMDVVWAFPVLLLGIALGTALALGGLKIGDLVVAGDSLWIPILIIGFVYVPYMARPIRGEILALREKEFVEAAVAQGMGSVRIMFTELLPNVVSTIIVFFTLNIANNMLLESSLSFLGAGVRPPNASWGTMIADGYQTIYTAPHLTIVPGLMIVLTVLSLNVFGDGLRDALDPRAKIRLEH
- a CDS encoding Hsp70 family protein encodes the protein MSDPLGLSIGTTNLVATSVGGQSVTRRAVLTLPTHGAPVVGVPTGDGLVFAGFVDRVGDPVPLVATDGSSYSADDLLVEALEAMVGAAGAGPAPQAAIAVPAHWTAATVRTLRAAIRTNPVLAPNGTPPRLMSDAVAALTSLRTNPGLNGGGPVVLLDFGGGGTSITLADAGAAFDPLDETLRVTEFSGDLIDQAVLTKVLGGSADTRADADATAAVELLGTLREECRQAKERLSSVTATEVPLALPGRPPVVRLTRAELEELLDEPLADVLSALDNLLRRNRITFADLSAVAVVGGGASIPLITQRLSEHTRLPVVSTAQPALDAATGAALFAAYGAESDLRTGLAPIAPDAPTGLAPAAADAPTGLAPSVADTQQAPAAAGAVGALAWSQDDAAGADPVPYTGPEIPYVMDHRDDRDNPYSLDTSTRAVAQHVPRTYDEPARAWQRLPILVFAGAGVLTLVALGGVAVALTGNSERPSPAPSTAPATHAITPPPAETPPAAIAPSSVQAPPPVVTVTTELPPPPPTQTPEPVVTATHTVTVTTTTQPTTTTTTTTTTTTTTTTTPSTTTTTPPTTTTTETTTPAMTTTYIKVPLIPVPIPIQVPNRGESTYPTPAPYPGFPQ